The stretch of DNA CTCCATGTCATGCTGTCTGCAcgcattgactgcaaggggagaccgttttcattattatcttgctgtattaatactaatattaatgccatttgttaagtgttcaaaaggcTGGGCAGGaagaaaatggtaaaaagggaaccatacagatgttttatttattactactatagataaatataccagtatcgtatttgtggtattgagaacctattgttcttaaaacgtttattattattattaccgtacaagtttttttgccgcaatctatgttcttaatcagatcagtttataattttggtcaaatcaaaagaccgTAGTTATAAAAGCTTAAAAGGTATGTTGttcagatcttttgagtcatcttgacATGAAATGACGGGACcggccctttatagtagagattatttgaggcccgctGCTATTATGGGATGTACggtaatgtttctcctgtccaacagggaaatgccagataTTGAACAATCttacggtttgggcagcgcctcggctcctggccgcagtctgcctatattcatattataattagctgaatacgtgattggCTACatcgtgtattgatcagatcttttgagtcatcttgactggaaatgacggatgacgttttgatccggcccgccgagtattatgaattataaattatagtaaagaccgctgtaacgcttcgtaccctcggggctgcgtgtgcgcgctcctgcagcagaacacggcaggttaaagagcgccgtcacgctttctgctgcacacaaacagcctgaaagagctgagcaataaatgagcattaagaaacatcgatgctggtctgttgccgtcatcgtgcttcaggaaactcaagtcggctcctggccgcagtctgcccatattttataataattagcatcgtgtattgatcagatatGTACCGAatcgtgtattgatcagatatGTACCGAatcgtgtattgatcagatatttttagtcatcttgacttgaaatgacgggaccggccctttatagtagagattatttgaggcccgccGCTATTATGGTATTTAAGGTAATGTTTCTCCCGtccaacagggaaatgccagattttGAACAATGTcacggtttgggcagcgcctcGGCTCCTGGCCAGTCTGcccatatataaataaatggaggGCTAAAGggattaaatgtaaattatgacatgcatgtgtgtgtgtgtgtgtgatactatctcagccacCGGTGATGCTTCAGCTGGTCCAGGGTGAAACGAGTATCCGGGTCCTCACATATACACGCCTTAAAGAAATCTTTGCCATCtgtagagaaaggagaagaatgggtgaggtcatgtgatccatcgcaacgtgaactcaaatgaacagatttttgtgtttatgtttttcttacttttggAAAGCCACTTGGTCTCATTCAGCTTCACAAAGGTCATCCCCGGTCTAAATGACACCTTTTTTCGCATGTAGAACAGGACCATTCCTATCTGGAATACTGTCGTGGGTCCGGCTTTGTATTCCTGCCGACTGGCCCACTCTGGGGGGACGTCAGTACCTAAAATATAAAGACATAATgaaaagagagtgaggaggaggaagagctttgtttcaatgtaaaagtcaccGATGGGTGAagttaataaagagcaggagtaaaACTGGACTTCTTACCATAGAAGGTGCTATAGACGTCGTCTTCTTCGCTGAAGCAGCTCAGACCGAAGTCGATGACGCGAACTCGTGGCAACTTCATGCCGGTCTCAATAAGGAGATTTTCCGTCTTGATGTCccggtggaaaatgtgcttctccTGGAGGTCAATGGCTGCATCCACCAACTGCTTCATTAtaatctgaaagacaaaaaagagagttgaggggtcagagaggaggatgcttggacatgttttcatggtTGTGACTgagatgactacagcagcttaccttagcttccttttccttcaagTAGCCTCCTTTGTCTTGAATGTAGTCGAAGAGGTCTACGGCCGGCATcggtctctccagcaccaggatcagctccTGGTCCACAACATACCAGTCCAGTAGGTCAATGGATGCTGAATGCTGCTCTGATTGGGCCTCTAGCTTCCTTAGGACAgcgacctccatggggatctGGAGCCCATCACTGTCTTCGTGAAAGAGGAGCTCTTCGTCTATCATAATATGCTTGATGGCGACCTAGGGGTGatacaaacaagactttttggttacacttcctgaccgtactgtgtgtgtgtgtgtgtatgtatgtgtgtgaaagaacatgtgaaaaacTTACAGGAAGATTATCCTCTCTGCGATAGCCAGCATACACGCATCCATATCCTCCTTCGCCAAGTTTCTCCTGCTGCTGGTACTTGGCCTTAAACATGGCTGACGGGTCTGGAACTAGGTCGTCCTTCTGAACCGGTCCATCATCGGCGCTTCTCGCGCTCAGAGCCGCCTCGGGTGGGTTTCTGCTTTctagagatgagagaaaaaacatcacaacatgaatttACTGACAATCACAACACGAACAAGGACAACAACACATGACGATCATTCGATGTCTCTTAAACCATTTATAGCAGAATAATAGTTCAAATATGGGGGTATAgcttaccagtgtcctctgaggTGGACGGCAACTCATCGTTACAGAGGATGGGGTCCAGCATGGggtccaggatggggtccagtctcctgcttttctccctttgtaggatttccccatcttctgttcGTTTCCTCTTTAGTCCTCCAGGGACGACACTAATGTCCTCTGAGGTGGACGGAAACTCATATTCACAGGGGATGAGGTCCAGGATGGGGTCTAGCATGGGGTCCAGGATGAGGTCCAGGATGGGGTCCGGGATGGGGTCCgggatggggtccaggatggggtccagtctcctgcttttctccctttgtaggatttccccatcttctgttcTTTTCCTCTTTAGTCCTCCAGGGACGACACTAATGTCCTCTGAACTGGAAGTCAACTCATCTTTACGGGGGATGAggtccaggatggggtccagtctcctgCTGTCCCCCCTCTGTGGGCTTTCCTCATCTTGCATTACTGCTGTATTCCCTTCTCCAGGGACGACGTCCTTCTCCTCAGCTTTGAAGAGCTTTCCTAATACTTTAGACATTACACCTGAAGACTGCTGAAGACTTTTCTAACAAAGATAGTGCTTGTTCCTGTAAGGCAATAtcatatactaataatattaataaggtATATATAGGGGAGCTGCCACTGAGTTCTATGGCTGTGCCTTTGATGAAGGGTTCCATGAGGCCACAGTCTGTGACATCACCGTGTTCcggaatatgcaaatgagggtttagagtaaattctgtgtgtacagtttataagTAAAAATGGAGGTGTCCACTGAATACATTTATACAATGCATACCATACTATGTGTATAAGCATACAATACTTAATACTGATTCTGGCTGGCTTTACTCCAAACTAATAAAATGTACTCTTTTAtgaatttcttaaattcacctttttaaaaggcacttgcatttgatacatacacatatgttaTACAATCAAAAATTGCAGCtatctatataatgaagcaatattgtctttaggcacagtgtaaagaggtaatttggccctaaagctgaTTTATTAAAAATTCATTCGCACAAAATATTGACGGACACACGATTCCACAAATTATGTTGAAGGGCGGAGCTCGACACAAACGTCACGTCCAAGCTCTTGGCTCATATTTCTGTGCCGTTTTACCACGAAGATATGAATATAACCGTTGCATAAACAACGAAAAACATCGACTCCAGAGGGTTAAACAAATAAGATATAAAGTGTTAACTAGTGAGCTGTAGAGGTGCTGGAAGGCAAAATCTTAAATTAAGCCGAATTCTTCTAAAACAAGCAATGAAAAAACCCTAGTTTAATAGTAAGTTACTTAAAATTAGAATTTAAGTCTCTTGACTAAATTAAATTCAAGATTTGACACCTTAATCTGGGATTGATAATGAGCATAAAAGTAGTTAAAATAAGAcatcatttcttaaaacagcATAACAAATATAAGTAATGTTGTCTTAAATCAAGACACCAAAACTTtctcatttaatatttttttattaactttgCAATACAATTGCTTAACTCAACATCCAAAAAAGGACGACTTCCACATTCCAGAGCTATCATAATCTAACAGATTGAAAAGCCAGTTTTGATTTAAACCCCACTATCAAAAAAACCCATCAGTTATTGTAGCAGCATACTACAGCAATAAACACCATGTTGCATATTATCCCACAGGAAAGGTTTTCAATCTCACCAACAAATGTGCCTAACTGtgatgaactttttttttttaaacagaacatCAACTTTCTTTGAAAGTCTTGCAACAGGAAGAGTGGGGCAGAGTGATGGACAAAGGgactcactcactgaatgaCTTCCACTCACCCATTGCTTTTGTGTAGTGAGGGGTCAAATCCTGCTCATGAATTGAATCTTGAAGTACCTCTGTCTGCAGTACTGACAGTAGTGTAGAAATGCACTTGGGGTAGGTCATGTGCAGGGCATAGTAATATGCCATGACGTAGAGAAGTCCCTCATTAAGTCTGTCCATGGTGAAGGTGGTCACAGGTGTTTTTCCGAAGGCGATCATGCAGTTGTCCTCAGAAACGAGCAGAACCGGAGAAGACAGGGGTCGCTGCTGCATGAAACCATTAGGATCCTCGGAAGTCTAGatgacacaaataaatcaagaaGATTAGAAAAAACATTGCAAGTAACATAAACTTGGACAGGACAGGACTAGGACATTAGTGAAAtcatattgtactttaaaacacacagtcaTAGTAACCCCTCAGCATTAAGCCCACTGCAAATGCTGAATGCACAGCTAGTTCCAATGATGTTAGTACTACATTAAGTACACTATGGAAAACACTTCCCCTTTGGAGCTTTTGAAATGATAAAAGTTTATCTCAAAGTAACTAAACCTAACATAAAATGTATGCCTGAAAAACTGTAACATATTAAGAAATGTTTCAGTAAGTCTGTAAATCTCACCGCTAGGACTGGGAGTTGGTCGGTTGGATGATTCGCTGCAGCTCATCCAACACCTGAAAAATAGATtcagataaataatttaaaaaataaataaatttaaaaaaaaaaagaagtacattCTGATGACTTCTTCttcaaaaaaaaccaacaacattaCTTACATGATCCAGTTCTCTGAAACAAGGGTAAGCCTCTAGAATCTTTGTTGCTCTGTCTTGCTCCTTTAAAACATCAGAGGTGATGAAGCGTCTTCGAGACTCAAATTCCATGTTCAGCAAATGAGTTACCGCAGCTTTGTTTGGCTTTTTGGACGTGTACATTTCTTGGAGGGTCTTGTAGTGTCTTGCTTGGATTTTCTGGCTGTCCATGATGTCAACTGAACAAGCTGAAGACATTACAGGAATGTTATGGTGGAAAGGGGACATGAGATTTCCAAACTAACAAGTAAAActgacaaattaaatgtaatacatacaTTCTTCACCATTGTTGTTCTGCGCTGGGGTGCTGGTTCTAGGTGACAGATCTACTGGGATGCCCATGGGACTAACAGGTGACCATTCCAGAATAATGGTGGATGTACTGGAATCTTCGTCATAGTCAGTAGTTGCAACATCTGAACTGACTTCTTGTCGTGGTTTCTTGGAAGGAGGACCTTTGGCCTTCTTTGGACTTCTGACATTTGAGAGTCTCTTCATGAGCTTTTTGGCAACATGCTCCTGCGAGGCATACATAGttaacattgaaaaaaaagacaataggCTCAAACTTTCTTATATTCTAATTATAGCTTTCGGCAATGTCTTGCTCCATTTGAACTTTCTGTCACGATTTCGCACTGTTTGAACATAAATCTCAGTATTAACACATACCAGCAACAAGCAAAATTAACAAAATCTACTCACCCACTCATTGTTTGATGACCCGTCTTTTATCATTGGATAGTAATCCACCAGTCGCTTTGCCATGGCATTCACCTCATGTTTGGTGGGGTATCTGGAGTCCTCTGTGGCTCTTGCGATGGAGATCATGTTAGTCATAGTGTTTCTTATGAGTCGGCAGAAGAGCTCCTTGGATAGGGTCACATTGTGCTCGGTCCCCAGCCGTTTCTGTTCAAAGTAGGAGCGTCGCACCTGTTCAAGCTCACTGTCTGTGAAGACTATGTATTCTGGGTTTGACATAGTCACACATTTAGAAGTATTGGCCTCCTCTTTTGAAAAGTCACTGCCTCCAGTGGGGGGTGATTGCTGAATTTCGGGAGCAGTATCCacctaaaacacatttacaaacatttaTTGTGTAACTTTGTCATAGTATGTTCTTACTTGTTAGTTTAAGCATTATAATTTgggggattaaaaaaacatttttatttaatatccaCTGTTGAAATGGACTCAAAGCAGACATGTCTAAACTAatgacatatttatgtatatgaacCAGATTTAAACTGTGATATTGGAAAAATGTTGTACTGTTAAACAGTTGTGTTGCACTGTGAAAGACAAACCTGAccttttcatctttatttacaaaaaagcCATATAGCCCGCCGCCTCAAGAAATTTTCAGGACCAGGAAAGAGGTCTTTGATGTCGTCTCGGGAAAGCGAGGGGAGTAAGTCTTCTCCAATATTAGCAGCTGGAATATAGAACAGTTAGTCAGGGCCAAGAAACAAAGGTTATCATTGAATTCCCTCAGATTTTAACATAGCAGGTGAGGACATTTTGCCAACACCCGTTGTACAATAAGCACTGTTTGgacattttacaaatgtttccTATTTTTTGACAGTGAATTTGACAGCATTTATAAATTACCGGTACAGATGTTGAAGCCATGCAAACTACAGTAAGAGTGACAATAGAGCCTTGCTAGATACAATGCATTCACATTTCACGTCagttaatatattttgtaaagctTGATGGACAATTGGCACCACAAATGGCACCTTTAAACAAAGGCGTTAGCATACAGATTAAACTCAGGAGCCTTGAACCGGGTCCTGTGCACGCAAAAGAGCTTCCAATGGCTCCGGCTCCTGCCTGGGCATGTGCACTGCTTAATCAATTAACCCGTAATGTTTTACAACCAGGTGTTGCTGTTTTTTCAGCATTTACAAAATGGAACCAAAGCTTAATTAGACTGAACCTATTTCTAGATGGGAATCATAATGCAACACCAGACGTTTTTTTGATGTAGATTAGCTAGCTGCTAAACTTTAGCCCATTAGCAAATCATTAAGATAGGTAGCTAAACAACGGCAGCACAACATAAAAGTAACCCCTGTAGCATACCTCTGAGTGTGGCGATTGCAACCTCGTCCAGTTTGTCCATCTTTTGACATAAATgtcgagcagcagcaggtgaccTCCGGAATAGCTGCTGCATAGGCCTAGTTCATTAAAATTGCAACggactccaaaaaaaagaagcgcgACAGGGTGGATTGCACCATCTTCCAAGAGGGAGCGGGGGTGGGCACTCCGCCTAAAtgagtttattttgcatttataCAAATTATATTCATCTAAATAAGTTCATATTACTTTATAATGATTAAAATCGAGTCACACTCATTTGATAATTGATAAATGGTAAGTCGTTTTTGCCGTCATAAGACACTGAATTATGGTACGTTCCAGGTCATGGTTCAGACGGGTCAGACAGAGCAGGGGCAAACGCAGGTCGGActccagctagctagctaactgctagctaactgctagctaactgctagctaactgctagctaactgctagctaactgctagctaactgctagctaactgctagctaactgctagctaactgctagctaactgctagctaactgctagctaactgctagctaactgctagctaaaaACGGGGGAAATGATTTGGCGCTGTGTTATTTGCTTTGTGTTCGTGGCTCTCACTCTCAAATCTTTATTGagtcatattaatactgctCATAGTCGCAGTCCAGATTTTCGCGTTGTTTGTGGAATTGATGGATGCACCAAAGAGTATCGAGTCTACAACTCGCTATGGTATCACATTAGAAGAAACCACCACGAACACCTGGAAAGTGGCAGCAGCAACTCACGGAGAGAGAGGTCAACAGCAGGCCCGGAAGCCTCTTCAGCGGTGAATGCGTGGGCATACAGGCCAGCTGAGAGAGCATCAAACGGATGAAGCAGTGGTGGACAACAGGGTGCAAGATGTAATGACTGTTGGGTCATGTCCTGCTGTAGACTCTTCTGCATCATGTCAGTCAGAGGTAAGTCTGTTGTTTCCTTCAGTACACAGCTAAGCTTTATTATCAATCTTTTTATGTCTCACCATTTCAAAACAAATCTCAACTGGATTGTCATAACATGCTATTTTATCACTGCATATCAGTGTTTGTGGCaacagtgtgttttattatacgttcttttttttaaggatgacATCAGGCGTAACACTCTGACCAGACAAGCTACTGCTATTATGTTGACTGCAAGAGAAAAACACCATCTTTCACAGGTTTGTCTACATACAACATTATTACATTCCTTTCATCTGTGGCTCTGTTGATGATCTGCATGTCAAATCCAAGTCAGTTTACAGTTATTTAGTCTCCCTTAGCTGCAACTTAACTTGTATCTCCATgagatttcatttttaataatgcCTTGTATTTGCTCTCTGCTATCTAGTTAGgataatttcatattttgaatttaattttaataatgCCTTATCAATTCGTTGAAAAGCATCATTGTATTGATGCTActcttattaatattttttattatttataaaagagATTGTGTGCTAAACAATTTTAAAACTGGACTGTTTGGATttaatttgcttgttttttcagAGAGGTGTGAATGATGTTGTGGCAGCAATGCAGCAATATCAAGCCCTGTTGGTGACTAATCTGAGGAGTCAGCTACAAACTGTATTCCAGCAACATCAAGGAAGTGAACTTGAAAAGGAAGCAATGGCAGTATTCGACCGGATTGAGGATCCATTTTCCTCTCTTGCAACAACATACAGGCAGGACAACGTGATTAAGGAACATTTCAATTTTGTGGAGTCAGAGGAGGTTTCTGTTGGGTATACTGCCTGCTTGcagaaaaaagggacaaaaaggGTCCTCTCCACAATAACAACATGTTTTCATTACGTACCTCTGATTAAAAGTTTAGAACAGTTATTGTCCCATCCAAAAGTTTTAGAAATGATAGATCAGCTGCAAAAATACACAAGTGGTGGTTATCTGTATGACATCATAGATGGAGAGCTCATGAAATCGCACCCTTTATTTTCCGCCCGGCCCTCTGCTTTACCTGAGTTTGGACTTGTGAGCAATATCTATGTAATTAACTCatcattatattgttatatactaATGTTCGCTATGATGGAAATTACATGGCATATACAATAGAGATTCCAAACATGGCACAAGCAACTGAACTCATAGCATCTGATAATCTGGTAGATTTCACTCCATATTATAGTTATACTCACAAGGATGTGACATATGTCCCTACAAAATATTATCTGGGAGATGTGCTTGGGCTACACAGAGCCTCATCTGATGGACTGTAAAAGGCGCACTGTTTAATGTGTTAACATTATGTGCCACAAACTGTGCTTCTTGACcgtcaaatgttgttgtttcatgattctttcttcttcagatgAACAATCAGTTAGCAGTCAGATGCCGATGCTGCAGGATACTGCATGTTCTTTTGTGATTCAGGATGCAATTGGgccattttttcattttgttttgtttatgggCCATGCAGTTTTCATTCAGCATggttatttgtattatgttgtgtgttgtatagACAAGTCTGCTGTCATCTTAATATGTTGGATATGAAGCAGCAGGTTCTGCCCTGcaatggaaataataataataatttaaaaaaaacttgaattgTCCTTGTTTCATGGAATTCTTAAATTGAGAAGTTGTGCAAATGGTCTTATTCTTAAAATAAGGCAAATAATCTTGTCACTGCACTGGGTTTTAttgtaaaacattgttataGTCTGTTTCTGGTTCATTCTAGCTCAAAATTAGCTGGTATATCTTATCAAGAAAAAGTAAGGCATACTTTCTTAAAATGAGATAATGTTTCTAATCAAAACATGCTTGACAAGATTAATATTCTTTTTGGGCAAAAAATAAGACTTATTTTCTTGATACAAggctttttttactttcttgaAATTCCTTTTTTGCAGTGCAGTAGTTCAGCAGCGTCGTTAGCCTGACGTTCATGAGCATCATCTCTGGTGGAAGAGCTCCACAGCAGAAAACTGGAATTTTAGACAAAAACAACACGAGACGCACCGAGGCAGCCATCTTGGAGGTCTTCAACCAGTAAAGAATTATGACGCCAGTGCATCCACCCAGTATACTGTTGACATTTCTATCGTGCTATGGCGCCACCCAGtggacacatatgcacacacacacacaccttttacaaTGAGACAGGAAACTACAAACAAGCAGGTTCTTTATTAGCAAAGAGTAACAAACCAGCAGGTCTATGGAGTAAGAAGAGGCAGCCTACACAGAAGCATAACGTTTCtctatggaggggggggggctgccacGGTGCTACGCGGCTCGCCAGGCCATggcagatgcattgtgggattgtttCAGCCAGAAGATCGGAGTGTCTAGAATGTAAAAGGTGTGATTAGAGGGTTTAATAAGACAGCAGGGTCACCTGACCGCAAtaatacttgtgtgtttctgctaCTTTACTCAAGTGTTTTAATTTTCTGCAACTTTATACTTCATTTGATACAATGTCCATTATTTTTTATAGATTCAGAGTAATAATTATGTAGGAAATGAGGAGTCTTCTATTCCCCTTGGCCGTCACCTGTGGCCGTTTATTTCTCTTTCCAACACCTGCCTTGACATTTACTTCCTGGTGTCCTTTAACACCCCTCGTTACCAGGGTTACGCCCCTTCTCTTACCTGGTCTTGGTACTATAAAAAGGAACAATATGCAACATATTACTGTGTTAAATCATACAATGACCATGACAAGGAAAAGTTGAAATACTAGCTTCTTTGACATCAATGCTAAGGCCAGAATGTTTACGCCCACATTGAGTACCCGGGTAACGTTACTCATGCCCATCCCAGCTATCTATCCATCTTATCTTATAGAAACCATCTTTTCTGTTTACTTCAAATCTCCACTTTAAGTTGAGTGCTCAACCTGGCAACCCGGGTGAGCTCTGACTctcaggaggagggagacgacTCTCTCCATATGTTTTAATCCGGCCTGCGGTCCTCGTTTTTAAACGTTAGCCGTTAGTtcctttgtatgttttgttgcTAATATATTTGTTACCCGACATTTTTAAGATGGTACCATCTTGGTAGAAAACGTCTCAGCTGAGCTACGCAACGTTTTGTATttcaatataattatatttgacCAGTTTAATTTCAGATGGGCAGACGGGAATTTTAGAAAAAAACGGTCGTCTTTACGGGAAACTATTAACAACTTTTAACAAGACAGATGTACAGACCTCTGAAAAGCTGAAGTATTCAGGTGTTTTGTTGAAATATAGAGTATTTTTGTACCTCAGGAAGAAGAGTGCTAATGCTAAAATGCTAGAATGCAGATTTGACTTTGTCATTTGAAATGTCAACGAAAAGGATGAAATCCTGAAAGGAATCCGGCTCTTTGAAAGATAAATGAAACCAGCAGAGACCCGGACCTGTTTCCCATTTCGGGACCTTAGAACTGCAACCGAATTCTGCTTTTTGGGCCTCGTTCACGTCCATTTGCTCACTTCAGGAATTCAGGATTACCTTCGATTGTTAGAAAGTTATGATTTGTTTTAAAGCACCTTTGTTGTCATGAACTGAAGGCAGTGAGTGTGTTCCTTCTAAGAGAATCTACTCTGAATcaagcagcaaaagaaaaagttgtaTGGAGGCCCAGAGACcctaatattaaatgaataagaCATTATacattgtatgtattgtattgataatacaaaatgtaatatacGTAATATGTACCTTTTCATGATCACAAAGCTTATGACCatgtgtgattttcttttgccATTTCACCTGATTCACACTTTAAGCCACTTTATCAATTAGTAACTAATTTCATTATTTCAGTATTTCATGGTTAAATTTAATAATTTGATCGTATCTATTTATATGATTATTTGTTTGACTTATTCATTCAATATACGTCTCCAAAGATGAAAACCAACAACTGTCATTCTGTTGAGCTGCAACTAATATTGATTATGGaatcagtttaaaaataaataaaaacgtaaaGACTGATGATTTCTGCACTAATCTGGTCAACTACAAGCACCATCAGCTACTTCACAGTACATTTAGCAGTAACTTGTAACCAGCAAGtacttttcatgtttatttttaacaacacaAAGTATTCTCTGAGTATAAGGAGATGATTAAAACATGTCGCTCTGTTGCATTTTTCCCTTTGAGGAGGCGAAACTGAGATGAAACACGGCTGTTTCACGGGTACCTGAACAGATCTCATTGCGGCtgcaatgaaaacacaaaagtaTAACAATTTGAGATTTGCATGTAGGGCTGGGTATCgctagtaatatatatatatatatatatatatatatatatgcccagATCTGTCTCCTAAAAGGATCAAATGCAGGTAGTTTGGGTACTACTTGGTTCTGGGTTATTTCGGGCCGATACCCAGCCCTAGACTTGCATGGCTGTTGTAGACGGTGTGGCTTGCTTACATTTGCACCATTCTGCATCCCCGGctgcatgaaaataaatgctaaCTATTGCGGCGCACTAAATGCTCGCGGGGTGGGGGTGCAAAATGTCCAGAAAGGGGGCATTGTGAAAGCATTTTGGTGAAAGCAGAGGACAGCACTTGTGACGGCAGAACACattctacatttctttttcttttttttgtacattcatCAGTAGAAACAAGACAAGTAAACAGACTCTTCCGTCTAAATCAGAGGCCGATTCAACAGCCGCATTAACTATTTTACAAGATCAATGAACCCGAACACTCTGATCGGTTACT from Cyclopterus lumpus isolate fCycLum1 chromosome 21, fCycLum1.pri, whole genome shotgun sequence encodes:
- the LOC117750077 gene encoding serine/threonine-protein kinase pim-1-like — its product is MSKVLGKLFKAEEKDVVPGEGNTAVMQDEESPQRGDSRRLDPILDLIPRKDELTSSSEDISVVPGGLKRKRTEDGEILQREKSRRLDPILDPIPDPIPDPILDLILDPMLDPILDLIPCEYEFPSTSEDISVVPGGLKRKRTEDGEILQREKSRRLDPILDPMLDPILCNDELPSTSEDTESRNPPEAALSARSADDGPVQKDDLVPDPSAMFKAKYQQQEKLGEGGYGCVYAGYRREDNLPVAIKHIMIDEELLFHEDSDGLQIPMEVAVLRKLEAQSEQHSASIDLLDWYVVDQELILVLERPMPAVDLFDYIQDKGGYLKEKEAKIIMKQLVDAAIDLQEKHIFHRDIKTENLLIETGMKLPRVRVIDFGLSCFSEEDDVYSTFYGTDVPPEWASRQEYKAGPTTVFQIGMVLFYMRKKVSFRPGMTFVKLNETKWLSKNGKDFFKACICEDPDTRFTLDQLKHHRWLR